GCCTGAAGTCGCTCGCGACGTATTGCAATGGCGAAAAATTCGAGCCGAAGCAGTGGTATCGCGAGTCGGAAGCGGCGCTGGGCATTGCGCAGCGTGCTCGCAAGAAGAAGCGCGTCAGGGTTATCCACGCCAAAGTCGCGAATCAGCGCAAGGACGCCATCCACAAGGAAACGTCGGCGCTTGTCAAAAAACATGCGGCAATCTTCGTGGGCAACGTGAACGCGAAAGCGCTGGCAAAAACGAGCATGGCCAAGTCCGTGCTCGATGCCGCGTGGACGACGTTCCGGACACAACTCAAGTACAAAGCCATCAGGCAGTGCGTGGTGTTCGCAGAGGTCAACGAAGCGTTTTCAACCCAAACGTGCTCGTGCTGTGGCGTTAATCCGCCCAGCAGTCCGAAAGGTAGGGCCGGACTTGGAATAAGGCAGTGGACGTGCAGCGATTGCGGAGCGGTACACGACCGCGACACAAACGCCGCCCGGAATATTGCCCGCCTGGGACTTCAGGCGCTTGCAGAAGGAATCTCCGGGGTTTAGCCCGGAGAGGAAGTCAAAAATACCCCTTCGAGATGCCACGTGGTGCCGGGCTTGCGACGAGCGGCCTTGACTGCTGCAGAAGCGGCGCGACAAGGCCGCGGCGAAACGGGTCTTCAAAGGTGTACTAGCGGCTTGTCCTGGGTGCCGCGGAAGATTGTCCTGACCAGGCGCAGCTATCCGGCAGCGCAAGCCGAGATCCCTGAGCTGGAAATCGTGAAACACGTTTTCGTCAAAGCCAGCGCACGAGTGAACAGCCGAGCCGAAAATCGTCATCAACCCACGCGTGCGCGAGCGCCGGATGCGTGGTTTCCGCGATCCTGAACGCACGCAAGCGTTCTTGTCGAATTTCGGACCGATCCGGCAGCACATCGCTCTGAAGCGACATCTACTGCGCGCGTCGCTCCACCGCAAACACCTCGCCGAACGCTTTGCCGAATGGGTTCGTTTCGCCGAGCTTACCCAAAATCCGTCCAGTTTTTGAGGAAAGCTCCGTCCCTCGCACTACTGCGACGCGAGCGCTTTAATGTAACAACGCCCCCAGCAACCAGTTGTTAGTGACTCTGCGACCCGTGCGCAAGCTTGGAATGGCGGCGCGAGTAACCGAAATAGACCACCATGCCGATCAGCAGCCAAATGACAAACGCCGCCCACGTGACCAGCTTCAGGTTGACCATCAAAAACAAACACGACAGCACCGCGAGCACTGGCAGGACCGGCACACCGGGGCAACGGAAGGCGCGCGGCAGTTGCGGGTGCGTCTTGCGCAAAATCAGCACGGCGATCGACACCATCGAAAACGCTGCCAGCGTGCCGATATTGATCAACTCCGCGAGTACGTTCAACGGTACCAGCGCGCCAATCAGGCCGAAGAAAATCCCAACAAGCCAGGTGGTGAAGAATGGCGTAGCGAACTTTGGATGTACCTTTGACAGCCTTGCCGGCAACAACCCGTCACGCGACATCGCGAAGATCACGCGCGTCTGGCCGTAGGCCATCACGAGAATCACCGTCAGCATGCCCAGCACGGCGCCCAGATCGACAAATCCAGCCACCCATTTCTCGCGAGCCACTTGCAATGCGTACGACACCGGATGCGAGATATTGGCGAACTGGGCCGACGGCACGATACCCGTGACCACAGCCGCCACGGCGACGTACAGCACCGCACACACACCCAGCGACGCAATGATTCCAATCGGCAGATCTCGCTTCGGATCCTTCACTTCTTCCGCCGCGGAAGACACTGAATCGAAACCGATGAACGCGAAGAACATCACCGCCGCCGCGCCGAACACGCCGTGCCAGCCGTTCGGCATGAACGGATGCCAGTTCGCCGGCGTTACGTGGAAAACGCCCACGCCGATCACCAGCAGGACCACGACCACCTTGATCGCCACCATGACGTTGTTGATCCGCGCTGATTCACGCACGCCAAGCGACAACAGCGCCGTGATCGCCATCATCACAACGAAAGCAGGCAGGTTGAACCACGTCTCGTGCCCCGGCGACGCGCCAGGGGCTGCCGTCAGCACATCCGGTAGGCTCACGCCGAAACCCGACAGGAGCGATTGCAGATAGCCCGACCAGCCGACCGATACCGCTGACGTTGCCAGCCCGTATTCGAGCATCAAGTCCCAGCCGATGATCCACGCGGCCAGTTCGCCGAGCGTCGCGTACGAATACGTATAGATGGATCCCGCGACCGGAATCGTCGACGCGAACTCGGCATAGGCGAGCGCGGAGAACCCGCAGGCAATCGCCGCGATCAGGAACGAGACCATCAGCGCCGGGCCGGCCTGCACGGCGCCCGTGCCCGTCAGCACGAAAATACCGGTGCCGATAATCGCGCCGACACCGAGGAAGGTCAGATCGAGCGCGCCGAGCGCTTTCTTCAGGCCGGCGTTCTGAGCGCTCGCGGCGATCATGTGCTCGACGCTCTTTTTGCGAAACAGGGACATTGGCGTGAGCCTCCAATAGTGCACGCATCTCGCGCGCCGAATGTCGGAAAACCCGCTATCTTAGCGGAAGTTCGACCCGGCACCTCTTCGGGACGGCAGTCCTCGACGGCGTGCCGGCAGGCGAACGCCGTCGATATGGTTCCGTCACAACAAGGTCAGCCGGGTCGCTCAATGGTGCAGCGGTGGAGACCAAGATGCAACAGACGATGTTGGCGCTGACCACGCATGGGCGGTACTGTCAACTCGTAGACATCTTGGGATCTTGGGATCTTGGGATCTTGGGATCTTGGGATCTTGGGATCTTGGCGTCGACACGTCGATAATGTTGGCCAGGAAACCAGCCAACCAGAAGAACACACCCGTCACCGAACCCGGCGTCCTATGCGGGTTAACGCTTTCCGCCCGATGTGATGAGCCGCGCGATGTGGCTGTACTATCGGTTCTCGCTCAGCCTGCGCATGGTCGAGGAACTGCTGCCCGCGCGCGGCATTGAACTCACCTATGCGACCGTGCGACGCTGGGCGGTGAAGTTCGGTTCGGGCATTGCCCGACGTATCCGGCCGCTGACCGCCAGCGCTGGGCGTTCAAAAGAACATGCATGGGCGGCCACCCATTGCGATGAGAAGGGCGTCTGCGGCGTGGGCCGTCCCGCACGTTTCCTCACTGGCGCATTGGCAGATATGCGGGCGTACAAGGGCGACGGCCGCAGGTCGGGGTGATGACTGCCGTTCAACGTACATGCGCTTTGCCGGAATGGTGCTTTCACCCGCGTTTCAGGTCAATCGCGTTTAGCCTGGGTCGCTGCGCGCAACTGCGAGTTTGCGTACACTGTGCAACCTTCGATGGCTCCGATTTTCTACCGCTCGTTTCGCGTATCGGTACGTGTGGTACAGGACGTCGCGCCGCCACTCAGATTCGAACACAGGTTGAGCAATGCGTGTCCTGATATATGAGCGTGACAACGTGTTCGCCAAAGTCTTGCGGGAGGCCTTACGCGCGCGAAGCTACGCAGTCGACTGGGTCGACAATGCTCGGCACGCCGAGCTGGCGCTCGCAAGCGATTTTTACGACGCTATTCTTTTTTGCATTGAGGGGCAGCAAAACAGCCTTTCAATCCTCAAAGACTATCGGGCTGCCGGACACACTACGAGCGTCGTGGCGTTTACGGCGCGGCATTCTGTCGCGGAGCGGACCCTAGCCTTTGATGCGGGTGCCGACATCTGCCTCGAAAAGCCTGTCGATACCGTCGAGGTCATGGTGTGGCTCCGCGCACTTATGCGGCGGCGCGCGGGGCAGCTTAAATCCGTTGTGTCGCACGGCCCGATCATGTTGGACGATGCTGCCGGTCACGTTCTGGTAGACGGTGCGCCCATTTCACTGAAGGCCAAGGAATACGCGATCCTGCGCATCTTCTTCACTGAACCCAGGCGGTTCTTCACAGCATCTTATCTGGAAGAGAAAATCTACGGCTGGGGAGAAGAGGTCAAGAGCAACGCCGTCCAGGTGCACGTGCACAGCCTCCGGAAGAAGCTTGGCAATCACTGTATCGAGACGCGGCACGGGGCAGGCTACCGGCTGTCCGACTCAACAGCGCCACGCCGATTGCGGGCCCCGAACCACCCACACCTCGCGGGGCGGGCCGGAGAGGACAGCCAGAAGAAAATGGCCGCCTCCTGAGTTGCGCATTCAGTTCCCGTTCACCCATTGTTGCGCGTTCATCGCGCGCATGCCACTCGGCGCAGAGTTAAACCGGACCC
Above is a genomic segment from Paraburkholderia aromaticivorans containing:
- a CDS encoding amino acid permease, whose product is MSLFRKKSVEHMIAASAQNAGLKKALGALDLTFLGVGAIIGTGIFVLTGTGAVQAGPALMVSFLIAAIACGFSALAYAEFASTIPVAGSIYTYSYATLGELAAWIIGWDLMLEYGLATSAVSVGWSGYLQSLLSGFGVSLPDVLTAAPGASPGHETWFNLPAFVVMMAITALLSLGVRESARINNVMVAIKVVVVLLVIGVGVFHVTPANWHPFMPNGWHGVFGAAAVMFFAFIGFDSVSSAAEEVKDPKRDLPIGIIASLGVCAVLYVAVAAVVTGIVPSAQFANISHPVSYALQVAREKWVAGFVDLGAVLGMLTVILVMAYGQTRVIFAMSRDGLLPARLSKVHPKFATPFFTTWLVGIFFGLIGALVPLNVLAELINIGTLAAFSMVSIAVLILRKTHPQLPRAFRCPGVPVLPVLAVLSCLFLMVNLKLVTWAAFVIWLLIGMVVYFGYSRRHSKLAHGSQSH
- a CDS encoding RNA-guided endonuclease InsQ/TnpB family protein, producing MSDRKSPKYSLGWVPFKARALTYKNGQVRFNGINIGLWDSYGLSKYELKAGSFNEDSRGRWYLNVAVKVQVEEKRVPDGASVLGIDLGLKSLATYCNGEKFEPKQWYRESEAALGIAQRARKKKRVRVIHAKVANQRKDAIHKETSALVKKHAAIFVGNVNAKALAKTSMAKSVLDAAWTTFRTQLKYKAIRQCVVFAEVNEAFSTQTCSCCGVNPPSSPKGRAGLGIRQWTCSDCGAVHDRDTNAARNIARLGLQALAEGISGV
- a CDS encoding response regulator transcription factor codes for the protein MRVLIYERDNVFAKVLREALRARSYAVDWVDNARHAELALASDFYDAILFCIEGQQNSLSILKDYRAAGHTTSVVAFTARHSVAERTLAFDAGADICLEKPVDTVEVMVWLRALMRRRAGQLKSVVSHGPIMLDDAAGHVLVDGAPISLKAKEYAILRIFFTEPRRFFTASYLEEKIYGWGEEVKSNAVQVHVHSLRKKLGNHCIETRHGAGYRLSDSTAPRRLRAPNHPHLAGRAGEDSQKKMAAS